The following DNA comes from Chitinivorax sp. B.
TATTGGCGTACCCTTTGGCCGCCATTAGCGCGACTTCGCGCTCGCGCTCCGACAAGCCTGCAAGACTAGGCACGACACTGAAGGTGGGCACAGCCTGCAAGCCGCGTAACAGGGTGACCATCATGTTACGGCCTACCCATAGTCCCCCATCTGCCACCACATCCAATACATGCTGCAAGGTGTTATGCACTGCAAACGCATGGCAGTAACCGACGGCGCCGCAACTTAGCCACCGCACACCCTCAACATCTGAAGGGGTGCTGGAGACGAATACGGTTTTGCTGCGTGCTGTCAGTTCGGCAATCGAGACATCATCAGCCTCCGGTAGGCCCGGGAGTGCCGTATCCACGATGACCAAAGGCTGTGCTACTTGAGTTGGCAGTGGCAGCCATTGATTGTAGACCACAGTCTGGAATGTACTGCTTAACGGGCCCCAATGTTGTAGCAGGCCGGGGTCGGCCGTCATGATTATCATGGTGGATGGCATCATCGTTCACGAAGCGCATTGGCTTTGGCGCGTAATACAGGTTTCAGCAAATAGGTCAGGATGCTGCGTTTTCCAGTGATGATATCAACCTCGGCAACCATGCCAGGGATGATTGGCAGCTTTTGAGCTCCAAACTGGGCTGTCTGTGTCCTGACCTTGATAAGATAGAAGGCGTTGCCCTTGTCGTCTGTTACGGTATCGGCACCGATGGTTTCAACGGTGGCATCTAGCCCGCCATAAATGGCGAAGTCATAGGCTGTGAATTTCACCAGCGCTTTTTGTCCAGGACTCAGGAAAGCGATATCACGAGGTTGTACTTTAGCCTCCAATAGCAAGGCATCATCCGTTGGCACAATCTCGATCACCTCCTTGCCGGGCTGGACGACACCACCGACAGTATTGAACAGGATCTGTTTTACGGTTCCGTTGACTGGTGAACGCAAGTCAGATTGTTTGACCCGGTCTTTCAGTGCAACACTTCCGGCAGTTAGTTGGCCCAACTTACCGACTGTCTCAGACATCTCGCTACGAGCCTGGTTGCGGAAGGTCAATTCCACCTCCTGGATTTTGCGGGTGGCTTCAGAGATCGCAGCCTGAACACGTGGGATCTGGGCGGCAGATGAATCTCTTTCGCCACGATAACGGGCCACATCTCGTTCGAGGCGTAATAATTCAACGTCAGAGACGGCACCAGTCCTGGCCAGTGGGCGGGTGACTTCCAGTTCCTTGGCAGTCAGTTCGTAACTTTGTTGGGCTTGATCCCGCCTGGCACGGATTTCATTCAGTTCTTGCGAGCGTTGGGTCAGTTGCTGGCGAGCCACGCCGATAGACGCATCCAGCTCAGCCTGTTTGGATTCATACAGGATACGTTCCTGTTCGACCAAATCAGGTGCTTCTTTCAAGACATCAGTGGGTGGATCAAAAGGTTTGCCATCGGCTACCGCTCGCAGGCGGGCAGCCTTGGCGGTCAGTGACAGGTATTGAGC
Coding sequences within:
- a CDS encoding response regulator transcription factor — its product is MTADPGLLQHWGPLSSTFQTVVYNQWLPLPTQVAQPLVIVDTALPGLPEADDVSIAELTARSKTVFVSSTPSDVEGVRWLSCGAVGYCHAFAVHNTLQHVLDVVADGGLWVGRNMMVTLLRGLQAVPTFSVVPSLAGLSEREREVALMAAKGYANKEIARSLNITERTVKAHLTAAFTKLGVTDRLQLALHINGIQ
- a CDS encoding HlyD family type I secretion periplasmic adaptor subunit codes for the protein MNTKPSPEHTIWQRCYSLVGKWLDWVMSLSAKHELHDDTDFIADANYYIDHQTPRGSHIIIWTSAAALIFLLLWAALSPIDEVTKGEGKVVPSRDVQILQSLDGGMVSEILVREGQSVKAGQLLLKIDPTRYASSLGENRAQYLSLTAKAARLRAVADGKPFDPPTDVLKEAPDLVEQERILYESKQAELDASIGVARQQLTQRSQELNEIRARRDQAQQSYELTAKELEVTRPLARTGAVSDVELLRLERDVARYRGERDSSAAQIPRVQAAISEATRKIQEVELTFRNQARSEMSETVGKLGQLTAGSVALKDRVKQSDLRSPVNGTVKQILFNTVGGVVQPGKEVIEIVPTDDALLLEAKVQPRDIAFLSPGQKALVKFTAYDFAIYGGLDATVETIGADTVTDDKGNAFYLIKVRTQTAQFGAQKLPIIPGMVAEVDIITGKRSILTYLLKPVLRAKANALRER